One window from the genome of Paracoccus zhejiangensis encodes:
- a CDS encoding trimethylamine methyltransferase family protein, protein MDDATERTARAGGRRSGGGATRRAERTATHIEFSRFITRNIPNLEILNDEAMEIIEANAETVLQEIGVNFVDNPGALRLWKEAGADVDGERVRIPKGLARQLCKTAPSQFTQHARNPDRNVEIGGKNLVLAPVYGPPFVRDQAGGRRYATIADFRNFVKLGQMSKWLHHSGGTVCEPTDVPVNKRHLDMLHAHMTLSDKPYMGSVTEASRAADSVEMSKILFGDDFVDQNTVMTSLININSPLTFDGIMMGALEVYAKANQAAIISPFIVGGAMAPVSVAGTLTQVLAEVLAGVAYSQLVRKGAPVIFGAFVTSIDMNSGAPTFGTPEAAQITLGAGQLARRLGLPYRSAGSFCGSKLPDAQAAYETANSLNIGLMSGVNFMLHACGWLEGGLVSSYEKFVMDADQLGILHRLAAGVDISENGQAMGAIREVGPGGHYLGSAHTQANFKEAFWRTGVLDYKPYETWEEEGARDTATLAALKVKKMLGEYQAPDLDPAKAEALADYVARKKAAVPDSFM, encoded by the coding sequence ATGGATGACGCAACCGAACGCACAGCAAGGGCCGGTGGCCGCAGAAGCGGGGGCGGCGCGACGCGCCGGGCCGAGCGCACCGCCACCCATATCGAATTCTCGCGCTTCATCACCCGCAACATCCCCAATCTCGAGATCCTGAACGACGAGGCGATGGAGATCATCGAGGCCAATGCCGAGACGGTCCTTCAGGAGATCGGGGTCAATTTCGTCGACAATCCCGGTGCGCTGCGGCTGTGGAAAGAGGCCGGGGCCGATGTCGATGGCGAGCGTGTGCGCATTCCGAAGGGCCTGGCGCGTCAGCTGTGCAAGACCGCGCCCTCGCAATTCACCCAGCACGCCCGCAACCCCGACCGCAATGTCGAGATCGGCGGCAAGAACCTGGTCCTCGCCCCGGTCTATGGCCCGCCCTTCGTGCGCGATCAGGCCGGTGGCCGGCGCTATGCCACCATCGCCGACTTCCGCAATTTCGTGAAGCTGGGCCAGATGTCGAAATGGCTGCACCATTCCGGCGGCACCGTTTGCGAACCGACCGACGTGCCGGTGAACAAGCGCCACCTGGACATGCTGCACGCGCATATGACGCTGTCGGACAAGCCATACATGGGCTCGGTCACCGAAGCCTCGCGGGCGGCGGATTCGGTCGAGATGTCGAAGATCCTGTTCGGCGATGACTTCGTCGACCAGAACACGGTGATGACCAGCCTCATCAACATCAACTCGCCGCTGACCTTCGACGGGATCATGATGGGCGCGCTGGAGGTCTATGCCAAGGCCAACCAGGCGGCGATCATCAGCCCGTTCATCGTTGGCGGTGCCATGGCCCCGGTCAGCGTCGCGGGCACGCTGACGCAGGTTCTGGCCGAGGTGCTGGCGGGCGTGGCCTATAGCCAGCTGGTGCGCAAGGGCGCGCCGGTGATCTTTGGCGCCTTCGTCACCTCGATCGACATGAACTCGGGTGCGCCCACCTTCGGCACGCCCGAGGCGGCGCAGATCACCCTTGGCGCGGGGCAACTGGCGCGGCGCCTGGGGCTGCCCTATCGCTCGGCCGGGTCGTTCTGCGGCTCGAAGCTGCCGGATGCGCAGGCGGCTTACGAGACGGCGAACAGCCTGAACATCGGGTTGATGTCGGGAGTGAACTTCATGCTGCACGCCTGCGGCTGGCTCGAGGGCGGGCTGGTCAGCTCCTACGAGAAATTCGTCATGGATGCCGATCAGCTGGGCATCCTGCACCGGCTGGCGGCGGGCGTGGATATCTCCGAGAACGGTCAGGCCATGGGTGCCATCCGCGAGGTCGGCCCGGGCGGTCACTACCTGGGTTCTGCCCATACCCAGGCCAATTTCAAGGAAGCCTTCTGGCGCACCGGGGTTCTGGACTACAAGCCCTACGAGACCTGGGAAGAAGAGGGCGCGCGCGACACTGCGACGCTGGCCGCGCTGAAGGTCAAGAAGATGCTGGGCGAGTACCAGGCCCCGGATCTCGACCCGGCCAAGGCCGAGGCGCTGGCGGATTACGTGGCGCGCAAGAAGGCCGCGGTTCCCGACAGCTTCATGTGA
- a CDS encoding bifunctional 4-hydroxy-2-oxoglutarate aldolase/2-dehydro-3-deoxy-phosphogluconate aldolase: protein MTPQEQSQKSRALCELAPVIPVIVIKDAASAADLARALVTGGTPVLEITLRTEAALDAIRAMSKVEGGHVGAGTVLTPDDAKRAQDAGATFAVSPGLTDRLIDACSEIGLPLLPGCATASEIMRALDAGYDMLKFFPAESVGGAPALKSLSGPLPRAKFCPTGGVSPQNAQSYLSLPNVICVGGSWIVTDADVSAGNWDAIEGRSRAAAALRQN from the coding sequence ATGACCCCGCAAGAGCAATCGCAGAAATCCCGCGCGCTGTGTGAACTGGCCCCGGTGATCCCGGTCATCGTCATCAAGGATGCGGCCAGCGCCGCCGATCTGGCGCGGGCGCTGGTGACGGGCGGCACGCCGGTTCTGGAGATCACGCTGCGGACCGAGGCCGCGCTGGACGCCATCCGCGCCATGAGCAAGGTCGAAGGCGGCCATGTCGGTGCCGGCACCGTGCTGACCCCCGATGACGCCAAACGCGCGCAGGATGCCGGCGCGACCTTCGCCGTCTCGCCCGGCCTGACCGACCGGCTGATCGATGCCTGCAGCGAGATCGGCCTGCCGCTTCTGCCCGGCTGCGCGACGGCTTCCGAGATCATGCGGGCGCTGGATGCGGGTTATGACATGCTGAAATTCTTCCCCGCCGAGTCGGTCGGCGGCGCCCCGGCGCTGAAATCGCTGTCGGGTCCCCTGCCCCGCGCCAAGTTCTGCCCGACCGGCGGCGTCTCGCCCCAGAACGCGCAAAGCTACCTGAGCCTGCCCAACGTGATCTGCGTCGGCGGCAGCTGGATCGTCACCGATGCCGATGTCAGCGCCGGCAATTGGGACGCCATCGAGGGTCGTTCACGCGCCGCCGCGGCCCTGCGGCAAAACTGA
- a CDS encoding helix-turn-helix transcriptional regulator: MRREIEKLLAPGSADELWDNFVTLMRELGFAHTFYSARRFADMARLWLTDELEWRSTFPVAFLDELNGTVPRLTESPWGLWSRENEGSLPCNWVDSPEAEPYLTPDNQRLIALMRQHGVFAGQMISLLGLSARVTGTIVLSTGDGTDQEDADALWQKVGRDVMALSGVFHLRACALPQTKGRARLTPRQREVVEWAAYGKTVAEIAEILGVGPTTIEKHLRLAREALDAHTTAQAILKAHQRNQIFIRPVEMGGSG; the protein is encoded by the coding sequence ATGCGTCGCGAGATCGAGAAGTTACTCGCACCCGGTTCGGCTGACGAGCTGTGGGACAATTTCGTTACGCTGATGCGCGAGCTTGGCTTTGCCCATACCTTCTACTCCGCCCGTCGTTTCGCCGACATGGCGCGGCTGTGGCTGACGGACGAGCTCGAATGGCGCTCGACCTTCCCGGTGGCATTCCTTGACGAGTTGAACGGCACGGTCCCGCGCCTGACCGAGTCGCCCTGGGGCCTGTGGTCGCGCGAGAACGAGGGCTCGCTGCCCTGCAACTGGGTCGACAGCCCCGAGGCCGAGCCCTACCTGACCCCGGACAACCAGCGGCTCATCGCGCTGATGCGCCAGCACGGGGTCTTTGCTGGGCAGATGATCAGCCTTCTTGGCCTGTCGGCGCGGGTGACCGGCACCATCGTCCTGTCGACCGGCGACGGCACCGATCAGGAAGATGCGGATGCGCTGTGGCAGAAGGTCGGGCGCGATGTCATGGCGCTGAGCGGGGTGTTCCACCTGCGCGCCTGCGCCCTGCCCCAGACCAAGGGCCGGGCGCGGTTGACCCCGCGCCAGCGCGAGGTGGTGGAATGGGCGGCCTATGGCAAGACCGTCGCCGAGATCGCCGAGATTCTGGGCGTCGGGCCGACCACGATCGAGAAACACCTGCGTCTGGCGCGCGAGGCGCTGGATGCCCATACCACGGCGCAGGCGATCCTGAAGGCGCACCAGCGCAACCAGATCTTCATCCGCCCTGTGGAAATGGGCGGTTCAGGGTAA
- the tsf gene encoding translation elongation factor Ts — protein sequence MAITAAMVKELRETTGAGMMDAKKALTETDGNMEAAIDWLRTKGLAKAAKKADRVAAEGLVGVQVTDGRGVAIEINSETDFVAKNADFQQIVREISEVALETANDVEVLRATHLNGKPVSEVLTDAIARIGENMTLRRMHVLEGDTVVSYVHNAAAEGMGKIGVLVALTGPADKAQAIGKQFAMHIAATNPVSLSEATMDPAALERELQVQTAKALEENASSAKPKPEAVIQNNIIPGRMKKFVAENTLLGQAFVINPDLTVEQAAKEAGVEITGYARVMVGDGIEKKEEDFAAEVAKTLSGN from the coding sequence ATGGCTATCACCGCTGCGATGGTGAAAGAGCTGCGCGAGACCACCGGCGCAGGCATGATGGACGCCAAGAAGGCGCTGACCGAAACCGACGGCAACATGGAAGCCGCCATCGACTGGCTGCGCACCAAGGGCCTGGCGAAAGCCGCGAAGAAGGCCGACCGCGTTGCCGCCGAAGGCCTGGTGGGCGTGCAGGTGACCGATGGCCGCGGTGTCGCCATCGAGATCAACTCGGAAACCGACTTTGTCGCCAAGAACGCTGATTTCCAGCAGATCGTGCGCGAGATCAGCGAAGTGGCGCTGGAAACCGCCAATGATGTCGAGGTGCTGCGCGCCACGCATCTGAACGGCAAGCCGGTTTCGGAAGTGCTGACCGACGCCATTGCCCGCATCGGCGAGAACATGACCCTGCGCCGGATGCATGTGCTGGAAGGCGATACCGTCGTCTCCTACGTGCACAACGCCGCCGCCGAGGGCATGGGCAAGATCGGCGTGCTGGTCGCGCTGACCGGTCCGGCCGACAAGGCGCAGGCCATCGGCAAGCAATTCGCCATGCACATCGCCGCGACCAACCCGGTCTCGCTGTCGGAAGCCACCATGGACCCGGCCGCGCTGGAGCGTGAACTGCAGGTGCAGACCGCCAAGGCGCTGGAAGAGAACGCCAGCTCGGCCAAGCCGAAGCCGGAAGCCGTGATCCAGAACAATATCATTCCGGGCCGGATGAAGAAATTCGTCGCCGAGAACACGCTCTTGGGTCAGGCCTTCGTCATCAATCCCGACCTGACGGTCGAGCAGGCCGCGAAAGAGGCCGGCGTCGAGATCACCGGATATGCGCGCGTCATGGTCGGCGACGGCATCGAGAAGAAGGAAGAGGATTTCGCCGCCGAGGTCGCCAAGACCCTCAGCGGGAACTGA
- a CDS encoding MFS transporter, with amino-acid sequence MDRAHRNVAVLVAAQAVLGAQLPVNFIIGGLAGQMLAPNPCIATLPISMIILGSALTARPLAGFMQRHGRRAGFILAVVAGAIGAMIQATGLWLGSFWIFMSGAVLTGVYMSAQGFYRFAATDTASPAFAPRAISWVMAGGLAGAIIGPALVRATNDLTAVPFLASYAAVVGLNLLGPILFSFLDIPRPPAPAADAPQGRPLGEILRSPVVVVSMICAMVAYALMNLVMTSTPLAVVGCGFQPSNAADIVSAHVLAMYAPSFFTGTLINRFGAPRIVAIGLAILAAAGIVGISGVQLTHFFGTLILLGIGWNFGYIGATAMLTAAHSPAERGRVQGVNDFFVMGGVFLASLSSGGLMNCSGGSPEAGWAAVNLAMIPFLALAGAALIWLARRGRAI; translated from the coding sequence ATGGACAGAGCCCATCGCAATGTTGCGGTGCTGGTGGCGGCGCAGGCGGTGCTGGGCGCGCAGCTGCCGGTGAATTTCATCATCGGCGGGCTGGCCGGGCAGATGCTGGCACCCAATCCCTGCATCGCCACCCTGCCGATCTCGATGATCATCCTCGGCTCGGCCCTGACCGCACGGCCGCTGGCCGGGTTCATGCAGCGGCACGGGCGCCGCGCGGGCTTCATCCTTGCGGTGGTCGCGGGCGCCATCGGCGCGATGATCCAGGCGACGGGGCTGTGGCTCGGCTCGTTCTGGATCTTCATGTCGGGCGCGGTGCTGACCGGGGTCTACATGTCGGCCCAGGGCTTCTACCGCTTCGCCGCGACCGATACCGCCTCGCCCGCCTTCGCGCCGCGTGCGATCAGTTGGGTGATGGCTGGCGGTCTGGCCGGCGCGATCATCGGGCCGGCGCTGGTCCGCGCCACCAATGACCTGACGGCGGTGCCCTTCCTCGCCAGCTATGCGGCGGTGGTCGGGCTGAACCTTCTGGGGCCGATCCTCTTCTCCTTCCTCGACATCCCCCGCCCGCCAGCCCCTGCGGCTGACGCGCCGCAGGGCCGGCCCCTGGGCGAGATCCTACGCTCGCCGGTCGTTGTGGTGTCGATGATCTGCGCCATGGTCGCCTATGCGCTGATGAACCTCGTCATGACCTCGACGCCGCTGGCCGTGGTCGGTTGCGGCTTCCAGCCCTCGAATGCCGCCGATATCGTCAGCGCCCATGTGCTGGCGATGTATGCGCCAAGCTTCTTCACCGGCACGCTGATCAACCGCTTCGGCGCGCCGCGGATCGTCGCCATCGGCCTTGCCATCCTCGCCGCAGCCGGGATCGTCGGCATCTCGGGCGTCCAGCTGACGCATTTCTTCGGCACACTGATCCTTCTGGGGATCGGCTGGAACTTCGGCTATATCGGCGCCACAGCCATGCTGACCGCCGCACATAGCCCGGCCGAGCGCGGCCGGGTGCAGGGGGTGAACGACTTCTTCGTCATGGGCGGGGTGTTTCTCGCCTCGCTGTCGTCGGGCGGGCTGATGAACTGCTCGGGCGGCTCGCCCGAGGCGGGCTGGGCGGCGGTGAACCTCGCCATGATCCCCTTCCTCGCACTGGCCGGCGCGGCGCTGATCTGGCTGGCGCGGCGCGGCCGGGCGATCTGA
- the mdoH gene encoding glucans biosynthesis glucosyltransferase MdoH, whose translation MRHTASPVPAPVPPLAPLDMPVQDLRRLPEGGPGPRRLGGWQVGAARIVAFGGGALIGIVGGLQMRLVFGDHVTVLQACLLTLFTVTFTWIGFSFASMLAGAFSRPLTTPTGPNTARIAVVMPVYHEDPADTAGLLVALARDLYRVGLGERAEIFVLSDSRRPQSHLAETLAISKLRDLSPVPVWYRRRADNSGRKAGNVADFVRNWGGRYDQMVVLDADSLVGAETIATMSARMAADPDLGLIQTMPMLVGGQTIFARLTQFAGRIYGPAIARGVAAWSGDDGNFWGHNAMIRTRAFAESCGLPELPGRPPFGGHILSHDFVEAALMRRAGWKVRLDHDLRQSFEGSPPTLQDNAVRERRWAQGNLQHLKVIGARGLSMISRAHFLIGIMGFLMSPIWLGMILVGLALSANVLLSQPQYFPNSYALFPDWPVFDPVRMLWLFISAMGFLLLPKVIAIIRACLRPLAKASGGSLRLIMSALFEILLSSLIAPVQMLIQTRQIFDIFRGRDSGWEAQVRAGAMPPWNVVLSLHWLHVALGLVTLVVLAWMSPGQLIWLSPILAGLILSPAISRWSASPVFGRIARMRGLLGTPEELSTPVILSAANFQAARIKADSTDVLARLGDEPALMARHLALLPEARPERPAAERLDEISAAAKIAAAETRGQALEFLTERELDALVSSSVLLKQWAALAE comes from the coding sequence ATGCGCCACACCGCCTCGCCCGTTCCGGCCCCGGTTCCACCGCTGGCGCCGCTCGACATGCCGGTGCAGGACCTGCGCCGGCTGCCCGAGGGCGGCCCCGGTCCGCGCCGCCTTGGCGGCTGGCAGGTGGGGGCCGCGCGGATCGTCGCCTTCGGTGGCGGCGCGCTGATCGGGATTGTCGGCGGGCTGCAGATGCGGCTGGTCTTCGGCGATCACGTCACCGTGCTGCAGGCCTGCCTGCTGACGCTGTTCACCGTCACCTTCACCTGGATCGGCTTTTCCTTCGCCTCGATGTTGGCCGGTGCCTTCTCGCGGCCGCTGACCACGCCCACCGGGCCGAACACCGCGCGCATCGCCGTGGTCATGCCGGTCTATCACGAGGACCCGGCCGACACGGCGGGGCTTCTGGTGGCCTTGGCGCGCGACCTTTACCGCGTGGGACTGGGCGAGCGGGCCGAGATCTTCGTCCTCTCTGACAGCCGCCGGCCGCAATCGCACCTGGCCGAGACGCTGGCGATCAGCAAGCTGCGCGACCTGTCGCCGGTGCCGGTCTGGTATCGCCGCCGCGCCGACAATAGCGGGCGCAAGGCCGGTAACGTCGCCGATTTCGTGCGCAACTGGGGCGGCCGCTATGACCAGATGGTGGTGCTGGATGCCGACAGCCTGGTGGGTGCCGAGACCATTGCCACCATGTCGGCGCGGATGGCGGCTGATCCCGATCTGGGGCTGATCCAGACCATGCCGATGCTGGTCGGCGGGCAGACCATCTTTGCCCGGCTGACCCAGTTTGCCGGCCGCATCTATGGCCCGGCCATCGCCCGGGGCGTTGCCGCCTGGTCGGGCGATGACGGCAATTTCTGGGGTCACAATGCGATGATCCGCACCCGCGCCTTCGCCGAAAGCTGCGGGTTGCCGGAACTGCCTGGACGCCCGCCCTTTGGCGGCCATATCCTCAGCCATGACTTCGTCGAGGCGGCGCTGATGCGGCGCGCGGGCTGGAAGGTGCGGCTGGACCATGACCTGCGGCAAAGCTTCGAGGGCTCGCCACCCACGCTGCAGGACAATGCCGTGCGCGAGCGGCGTTGGGCGCAGGGCAACCTGCAGCACCTGAAGGTGATCGGCGCGCGCGGGCTGTCGATGATCAGCCGGGCGCATTTCCTGATCGGCATCATGGGCTTCCTGATGTCACCGATCTGGCTGGGCATGATCCTTGTCGGTCTGGCGCTGTCGGCCAACGTGCTGCTCTCGCAGCCGCAGTATTTCCCGAACTCCTATGCGCTGTTCCCCGACTGGCCGGTCTTCGATCCGGTGCGGATGCTGTGGCTGTTCATCAGCGCCATGGGCTTCCTGCTGCTGCCGAAAGTGATCGCCATCATCCGTGCCTGCCTGCGCCCGCTGGCCAAGGCCTCGGGCGGGTCGCTACGCCTGATCATGTCGGCGCTGTTCGAGATCCTGCTGTCCTCGCTGATCGCGCCGGTGCAGATGCTGATCCAGACCCGGCAGATCTTCGACATCTTCCGTGGCCGCGACAGCGGGTGGGAGGCGCAGGTCCGCGCCGGGGCGATGCCGCCCTGGAATGTCGTACTGAGCCTGCACTGGCTGCATGTGGCACTGGGGCTGGTGACGCTGGTCGTGCTTGCCTGGATGTCGCCGGGCCAGTTGATCTGGCTGTCGCCGATCCTCGCCGGGCTGATCCTGTCGCCCGCGATCAGCCGCTGGTCGGCCAGCCCGGTCTTTGGCCGCATCGCCCGGATGCGCGGGCTTCTGGGCACGCCCGAGGAATTGTCGACCCCGGTGATCCTGTCGGCTGCCAATTTCCAGGCGGCGCGGATCAAGGCGGACAGCACCGATGTGCTGGCCCGGCTTGGCGATGAGCCGGCCCTGATGGCGCGGCACCTGGCGCTGCTGCCCGAGGCCCGGCCCGAACGGCCCGCCGCCGAGCGGCTGGACGAGATTTCCGCCGCCGCCAAGATCGCAGCGGCGGAAACCCGCGGACAGGCACTGGAATTCCTCACCGAGAGGGAACTGGATGCGCTGGTCAGTTCTTCGGTACTGTTGAAACAATGGGCGGCCCTGGCGGAATGA
- a CDS encoding glucan biosynthesis protein: MNRRDFLTTATAISGLAAMTRSASAQTPAATETPRFGFEAVVRVAEEAAGKAYEAPASTLTGSFADLNYDQYRAIRFRRDRDPWAGHSEFALDLLPPGLIFHEPVAIHVVENGVARPLPFDARMFEFDSNMFPDGVDFDQIGDMGWSGFRLRTPLNRPDVMDEVAVFQGASYFRAVARGTQYGLSARGLAIGTGSQQGEEFPIFRSFWIVRPTEDDRSVRVYAHLDSKSVSGAYEFVIEPGAETVFRTRSALFPRVEIAQVGIAPLTSMYWFGPADRAQIDDYRPAVHDSDGLQMLTGDDQRIWRVLSAHSRLQISAFQDRDPRGFGLVQRSRAFAEYQDAEARYDLRPSAWIEPRGRWGEGSVNLVEIPVENEFNDNIVSFWQPAQPLQPGQRHDFAYDLVFAELPPDNAPLARVLATRSGIAINDPKARTYVVDFSLDLFTTADPVPEVTATAGSVRNPYWLRLPEENRLRLAFNFFPDGAELADITARLNGPDGPLSEAWIMRWTRD, encoded by the coding sequence ATGAACCGCCGAGATTTCTTGACCACCGCGACTGCCATTTCCGGCCTCGCGGCCATGACCCGTTCCGCATCGGCGCAGACGCCGGCTGCGACCGAAACCCCGCGCTTCGGATTCGAGGCCGTCGTCCGCGTGGCCGAGGAGGCCGCGGGCAAGGCCTACGAGGCCCCGGCCTCGACCCTGACCGGCAGTTTCGCCGATTTGAACTATGACCAGTACCGCGCCATCCGCTTTCGCCGGGACCGCGATCCCTGGGCCGGGCATTCGGAATTCGCGCTGGACCTTCTGCCGCCCGGGCTGATCTTCCACGAGCCGGTGGCCATCCACGTGGTTGAAAATGGCGTTGCCCGCCCCCTGCCCTTCGACGCCCGCATGTTCGAGTTCGATTCGAACATGTTTCCCGATGGTGTCGATTTCGACCAGATCGGCGATATGGGCTGGTCGGGCTTCCGGCTGCGCACGCCGCTGAACCGCCCCGACGTGATGGACGAGGTGGCGGTGTTCCAGGGCGCCAGCTATTTCCGCGCCGTTGCGCGCGGCACCCAGTACGGGCTGTCTGCGCGTGGCCTCGCCATCGGCACCGGCAGCCAGCAGGGCGAGGAATTTCCGATCTTCCGCAGCTTCTGGATCGTCCGCCCGACCGAGGATGACCGCAGCGTCCGCGTCTATGCCCATCTCGACAGCAAGTCTGTCTCGGGCGCTTACGAGTTCGTCATCGAGCCGGGGGCCGAGACCGTTTTCCGCACCCGCTCGGCGCTGTTCCCGCGGGTCGAGATCGCCCAGGTCGGCATCGCGCCCCTGACCTCGATGTACTGGTTCGGCCCCGCTGACCGCGCCCAGATCGACGATTACCGCCCCGCCGTCCATGACAGCGACGGGTTGCAGATGCTGACCGGCGACGACCAGCGCATCTGGCGCGTCCTCTCGGCCCATAGCCGGCTGCAGATCTCGGCCTTCCAGGACCGCGATCCGCGCGGCTTCGGGCTGGTCCAGCGTTCGCGTGCCTTTGCCGAATACCAGGATGCCGAGGCCCGCTATGACCTGCGCCCCTCGGCCTGGATCGAGCCGCGCGGCCGCTGGGGAGAGGGTTCGGTCAACCTGGTCGAGATCCCGGTCGAGAACGAGTTCAACGACAATATCGTCAGCTTCTGGCAGCCGGCGCAGCCCCTGCAGCCCGGCCAGCGCCACGATTTCGCCTATGACCTGGTCTTTGCCGAGCTGCCGCCCGACAACGCGCCGCTGGCGCGGGTTCTGGCCACCCGCTCGGGTATCGCCATCAACGATCCGAAGGCGCGGACCTATGTCGTCGATTTCTCGCTCGATCTCTTCACCACCGCCGACCCGGTGCCCGAAGTGACCGCCACGGCGGGCAGCGTGCGCAACCCCTATTGGCTGCGCCTGCCCGAAGAGAACAGGCTGCGGCTCGCGTTCAACTTCTTCCCCGATGGCGCCGAACTGGCAGACATTACCGCGCGGCTGAACGGCCCGGACGGTCCGCTGTCCGAGGCCTGGATCATGCGCTGGACGCGGGATTGA
- the opgC gene encoding OpgC domain-containing protein produces the protein MKRIDWLDMLRGYALVCIMLDHMPVSMLRDVTLANFALFDAAELFVLLSGFLVGLVWKQVSDRDGVRTAQWRFLRRSFQVWRAMLLGALSMALISAVLLEVGLKHTAIWNEYARMVVEAPAAFAAAVGSMWMQPNLLDVLALYVVLIATVPLTLPLLRRWPVQFALGSALLWVVAVPLNQTLPNHRPDGGFLFNPFGWQVLFFAGTAIGLFRHEMMTRLRPYANWLTAISAVILAYGLLYDLLAHFGAPAKPLRGMMELALGPIDKWSMDGARFVSILAASWLAATVLSAPLGRLADTTGGRALALIGRGGLWSFIACVWLSVLGDALQLQIPEPLARLRILVDAAVILALWALAALWMRREAWIVHLPRWSRAS, from the coding sequence ATGAAACGGATCGACTGGCTCGACATGCTGCGCGGCTATGCGCTTGTCTGCATCATGCTGGATCACATGCCGGTATCGATGCTGCGCGACGTGACGCTGGCGAATTTCGCGCTGTTCGACGCGGCAGAGCTGTTCGTGCTGCTGTCGGGCTTCCTCGTCGGGCTGGTCTGGAAACAGGTCTCGGACCGCGATGGGGTACGGACGGCGCAATGGCGCTTCCTGCGCCGGTCTTTCCAAGTCTGGCGGGCCATGCTGCTGGGGGCGCTCAGCATGGCGCTGATCTCGGCCGTGCTGCTGGAGGTCGGCCTCAAGCACACGGCCATCTGGAACGAATATGCGCGGATGGTGGTCGAGGCCCCTGCCGCCTTCGCCGCTGCCGTCGGCAGCATGTGGATGCAGCCGAACCTGCTGGATGTGCTGGCGCTCTACGTCGTGCTGATCGCCACCGTGCCGCTGACCCTGCCGCTGCTGCGCCGCTGGCCGGTGCAATTCGCGCTCGGCTCGGCGCTCCTTTGGGTGGTCGCGGTGCCGCTGAACCAGACGCTGCCGAACCATCGCCCGGATGGCGGATTCCTGTTCAACCCCTTCGGCTGGCAGGTGCTGTTCTTTGCCGGCACCGCCATCGGCCTGTTCCGCCACGAGATGATGACCCGACTGCGCCCCTACGCCAATTGGCTGACGGCCATCAGCGCGGTGATCCTGGCATACGGCTTGCTCTATGACCTGCTGGCGCATTTCGGCGCCCCGGCGAAACCGCTGCGCGGGATGATGGAGCTGGCGCTTGGCCCGATCGACAAATGGTCGATGGACGGGGCGCGGTTCGTCTCGATCCTCGCCGCCAGCTGGCTGGCCGCGACGGTGCTATCGGCGCCGCTGGGGCGGCTGGCGGATACCACGGGCGGGCGCGCGCTGGCGCTGATCGGGCGGGGCGGGCTCTGGTCCTTCATCGCCTGCGTCTGGCTGTCGGTCCTCGGCGACGCGCTGCAACTGCAGATCCCCGAGCCGCTGGCACGATTGCGCATTCTCGTCGATGCTGCCGTCATCCTCGCGCTCTGGGCACTCGCGGCGCTGTGGATGCGGCGCGAGGCCTGGATCGTGCACCTGCCGCGCTGGAGCCGGGCCAGCTAA
- the rpsB gene encoding 30S ribosomal protein S2, with amino-acid sequence MALPEFTMRQLLEAGVHYGHQTQRWNPRMGQYIYGDRNGIHILDLTQTVPMLDQALRVIRDTVAKGGRVLFVGTKRQAQKSVAEAAEKSAQFYMNHRWLGGTLTNWKTVSQSINRLKAIDETMESGAEGMTKKERLGLEREQAKLQASLGGIREMGGLPDLLFVIDVNKEDLAILEAKKLGIPVVAVVDTNCSPEGVDYIIPGNDDAARAIALYTDLASRAALDGMSVQMGAAGVDLGALTEAPVEDLDEDEAAVAAEAQSAADA; translated from the coding sequence ATGGCGCTTCCCGAATTCACCATGCGTCAGCTCTTGGAAGCTGGCGTTCACTACGGTCACCAAACCCAGCGGTGGAATCCCCGCATGGGCCAGTATATCTATGGCGACCGCAACGGCATCCACATTCTGGACCTGACCCAGACCGTCCCGATGCTGGACCAGGCGCTGCGGGTCATCCGTGACACCGTTGCCAAGGGCGGCCGCGTGCTGTTCGTCGGCACCAAGCGGCAGGCGCAGAAATCGGTCGCGGAAGCTGCCGAGAAATCGGCGCAGTTCTACATGAACCACCGCTGGCTGGGTGGCACGCTGACCAACTGGAAAACCGTGTCGCAGTCGATCAACCGTCTGAAGGCCATCGACGAGACGATGGAATCGGGCGCCGAGGGCATGACCAAGAAAGAGCGTCTGGGTCTCGAGCGCGAGCAGGCCAAACTGCAGGCCTCGCTTGGCGGGATCCGCGAAATGGGCGGTCTGCCGGACCTGCTGTTCGTCATCGACGTGAACAAGGAAGACCTGGCCATCCTGGAAGCCAAGAAGCTGGGCATCCCGGTCGTCGCCGTGGTCGATACCAACTGCTCGCCCGAAGGCGTGGACTACATCATCCCGGGCAACGATGACGCCGCACGCGCCATCGCGCTCTATACCGACCTGGCCAGCCGCGCTGCCCTGGACGGCATGTCGGTCCAGATGGGCGCCGCCGGCGTCGACCTGGGCGCGCTGACCGAAGCGCCGGTCGAGGATCTGGACGAAGACGAAGCCGCCGTTGCTGCCGAAGCGCAGTCGGCTGCCGACGCCTGA